The Agromyces mariniharenae sequence GCGCCCTCGAGGTCCTCGCCGAGCGACGCGCGGAACAGCGCGAGCGCGGTGGTCGCGAAGCGGGTCTGCACCACCGACTGCTCGTCGGCGAACGGCAGGGTCACGGCCCGGTCGACGAGGCCGACGAGCGGCGAGGTCGGGTCGCCGATGACGCCGACCGTGGGCACCCGGCCGCGCAGCCGCTCGACGAGCTCGAGCACCTCGGTCGTCGTGCCCGAGCGAGTGAGCGCCACGACCGCGTCGTAGCCGCGGTCGACGAAGGCCTCGGATGCCGCGAACGCGTCGGTCTCGCCGTGCCCGCCCGTCTCGCGCAGCCACGCGAACGACTGCGCGATGAACCACGAGGTGCCGCAGCCGACGACGGCGATGCGCGCGCCGCGGGCCGGGAGGAGTGCCTGCTCGTCGCGCAGCGTCGCCGCCCGTGCCCACGTCTCGGGCTGCGAGGCGAGCTCGGCGGCCATGTGCGCCCCGGGTGCGCTCACGCGATCGACGGGGTCGACGTGGCGTGCGGGCGGTGCGGCGTCGGTGCCGTGGGTCATCGAGAGTCCTCCATGCGGATCGGGTCGGCGAGCAAACACCATGATTGCAAATGATCGATGCGAGTGTCCAGTGATCATATGCGTGAGCGAGAGGATGACACCCTCCGGTTCGAGGCGGCGCGGCATCCGCTTGGTAACGATCATGTGACCGGCACTTGACGGATCGGCCGTTGCTCCGACATCATCGTGACCACGAAGTGACTGAAACTGATCGATGCTTGCTGTTTCGCGTCAGATTCATGCACATGGCGGAGAGGTTCCGCCACCCACCGCACCGGCGCGGCCATCGCGGCGCCTGTGATCACACCATGCACAGTGAGGAAGCACGAATGAAGAAGTCGCTACGCTTCGGCACCGCGATCGCACTCGCGGCCACCGCGTCGCTCACGCTCGCATCCTGCGGGTTCGGGGGCGGCGGCTCCGGCGGCGACGCCGAGGGCGACGGGACCACGCTGGACCTGCTCGTCCCGAGCTACTCCGACGCCACGCAGGGCCTCTGGGAGGACGTCATCGCCGGGTTCGAGGAGGAGAACCCCGACATCAGCGTCAACCTCGAGGTGCAGTCGTGGGACAACCTCGAGAGCGTGATCACCACGAAGATCCAGGGTGGCGAGGCGCCCGACATCTACAACGGCGGTCCCTTCGCCGGCTTCGCGGCCGACGGGCTGCTCTACCCGGCCGAGGAGGTCGTCTCCAGCGAGACCTACGGCGACTTCCAGGAGTCGTTCCTCGCCAACGCCGAGGTCGACGGCACCGCCTACGCGCTGCCGCTCATCGCATCGGCGCGCGCCCTGTTCGTCAACAACGCCCTGCTCGAGCAGGCCGGCGTCGCGGCGCCGCCCGCCACGTGGGACGAGCTGCTCGACGCGGCGACGAAGATCTCCGCCCTCGGCGGCGGCATCGCCGGCTACGGCATGCCGCTCGGCTCCGAGGAGGCGCAGGCCGAGGCGGCCGTGTGGCTCTGGGGCGGTGGCGGCACGTTCGGCGACGCCGACGCGATCACCGTCGACGACCCGGCGAACCTCCCGGGCGCCGATCAGATCAAGAAGATGATCGACGCGGGCGCGACCCAGGCGGACCCCGGCTCGACCGACCGCTCGCCGCTGATGGACATCTTCATCCAGGGCAAGATCGGCATGCAGGTGGGCCTCCCGCCGACCGTCGGCCAGATCGAGGAGAACAACCCCGAGCTGGACTACTCGATCGTGCCGATCCCCACGCAGGACGGCAGCCCCTTCACGCTCGGCGTCATGGACCAGCTCATGGCCTTCCAGAACGACGGCGACAAGCAGGACGCGATCACGGCGTTCTTCGACTACTACTACTCGTCGGACGTGTACGTCCCGTGGGTGCAGGCCGAGGGCTTCCTGCCGGTCACGAAGTCGGGCGCCGAGGCGCTCGGCGGCGAGGAGGCGCTCGCGCCGTTCCTCGAGGTGCTGCCCGACGCGCAGTTCTACCCGTCCACCAACCCGCAGTGGTCGGCGACGGATGCCGCGTTCAAGGCGCTCTTCGGCCAGATCCAGACGAAGCCGGCACAGGACGTGCTGACCGAGATCCAGGCCCAGGTCGACGCCGGCTGACGCCGCGGCATCCGCAACGAATCGCACCACCGGAGGGATCGGTGACCATCGCACCATGAGCACCTCGACCGATACGTCATCGACCCCCGCGGGGGCGGCCACCGGCCGCCCCCGCACCGGCGGGGCCGGATCCGACGGCCCGGCCGCGCGCAAGCCCGGCGGCCGCGACCTGCTCGCCTCGCTGCCCTGGATCGGGCCCGCGCTCATCCTCATCCTCGGCGTCGTGCTGTTCCCGGCCGTCGTCATGTTCTACAACTCGACCCGCGACATCTCGATCTCGGGTCTCGACAAGGGATCGGTCGGCTTCGACAACTACGTCGAGGTGTTCTCGTTCCCCTACTTCTGGCCGATCTTCCTGCGCACCATCGTGTGGGTCGTCGTCGTCGTGGGCGCGACGGTGCTCATCTCGCTCGGGCTCGCGCAGATCCTCGACAAGGCGTTCCCCGGCCGCCGCATCGTGCGACTCGCGGTGATCATCCCGTGGGCGGCATCCGTCGTCATGACGACGCTCGTCGTCTACTACGGGCTCGAGCCGTACTTCGGC is a genomic window containing:
- a CDS encoding SIS domain-containing protein — encoded protein: MAAELASQPETWARAATLRDEQALLPARGARIAVVGCGTSWFIAQSFAWLRETGGHGETDAFAASEAFVDRGYDAVVALTRSGTTTEVLELVERLRGRVPTVGVIGDPTSPLVGLVDRAVTLPFADEQSVVQTRFATTALALFRASLGEDLEGAVADARRAVAEDLDPELVAAEQYAFLGRGWTVGLAHEAALKMREASQSWTESYPAMEYRHGPISIAAPGRVTWHFGEPPAGLAEEVAATGARFEAGPLDPMAELVRAQRVALARALDRGLDPDSPRNLTRSVILEG
- a CDS encoding extracellular solute-binding protein, producing MKKSLRFGTAIALAATASLTLASCGFGGGGSGGDAEGDGTTLDLLVPSYSDATQGLWEDVIAGFEEENPDISVNLEVQSWDNLESVITTKIQGGEAPDIYNGGPFAGFAADGLLYPAEEVVSSETYGDFQESFLANAEVDGTAYALPLIASARALFVNNALLEQAGVAAPPATWDELLDAATKISALGGGIAGYGMPLGSEEAQAEAAVWLWGGGGTFGDADAITVDDPANLPGADQIKKMIDAGATQADPGSTDRSPLMDIFIQGKIGMQVGLPPTVGQIEENNPELDYSIVPIPTQDGSPFTLGVMDQLMAFQNDGDKQDAITAFFDYYYSSDVYVPWVQAEGFLPVTKSGAEALGGEEALAPFLEVLPDAQFYPSTNPQWSATDAAFKALFGQIQTKPAQDVLTEIQAQVDAG
- a CDS encoding carbohydrate ABC transporter permease, with amino-acid sequence MSTSTDTSSTPAGAATGRPRTGGAGSDGPAARKPGGRDLLASLPWIGPALILILGVVLFPAVVMFYNSTRDISISGLDKGSVGFDNYVEVFSFPYFWPIFLRTIVWVVVVVGATVLISLGLAQILDKAFPGRRIVRLAVIIPWAASVVMTTLVVYYGLEPYFGIINKFLVDVGLIETPEGYGWTRNPTTAFAWSIVVAVFVSLPFTTYTILAGLATVPGDVVEAAKMDGAGPFRTYFSVVLPQLRGALSVAVLINIINVFNSLPILKVMTGSIPGYDADTIMTLIFKYIQNQHKVDVASALSVVAFLIVIVIVAVYVKVVKPTREV